The following are encoded together in the Zingiber officinale cultivar Zhangliang chromosome 8A, Zo_v1.1, whole genome shotgun sequence genome:
- the LOC122012141 gene encoding MOB kinase activator-like 1A → MEWIEVQLDDESIFPQKLGTPFPANFKDVVKTIFKRLFRVYAHIYHSHFQKIVSLKEEAHLNTCFKHFILFTYEFGLIDKKEIAPL, encoded by the exons ATGGAGTGGATTGAAGTTCAGCTCGACGATGAATCTATTTTCCCTCAAAAGCTCG GAACACCTTTTCCTGCAAACTTCAAAGACGTCGTGAAGACAATATTCAAGCGGTTGTTCCGTGTTTACGCACACATTTATCACTCTCATTTCCAGAAGATTGTGAGCCTCAAGGAAGAAGCACATCTCAACACCTGCTTCAAGCATTTCATTCTTTTCACTTAT GAGTTTGGGTTGATCGACAAGAAGGAAATCGCCCCGCTGTAG